In Drosophila nasuta strain 15112-1781.00 chromosome 2R, ASM2355853v1, whole genome shotgun sequence, a single genomic region encodes these proteins:
- the LOC132786710 gene encoding prolyl 4-hydroxylase subunit alpha-1-like has protein sequence MLFYKRIHQYLLIALLLCDVYVKNEEQEKSHSNSVAGMEKLLELESQFIEGFNNYANEMQAKLSLVRSFVAAMQTEQAKAAQNREYYLSNPLNAFALIRRMHRDWIEWKNFIEEPMGWAQADLINEHRDQLPSKTDLEDACVAMKRLKDVYDLKIRDMAKGLLNDMQYNVSLNALDTYELGSYFHNHQDTELAREWFSECSNMLLDGEILHPITLDQSNMLFIFASTLVKIKYYSVARPLIELAMKLANEKNTQKILNLRGEIERLSPNETFAEVIAENSTSLYQKGCRGHFATQSKLYCQYKFSPAPFLRLAPLKMELRLLNPLIIVYYDVLSAAEIKQLQSYARPLLEIAKVYEDGKTVFQQVRTSKGTWLDRNYSNWSRTIGRRIEDMTDLTLNDSAAMQILNYGLGGHYAAHYDYFDFVKENKPISEINDRIATVLFYLTQVDQGGATVFPRLQQSFSPQPGMAVFWLNLHDDGTPNNQTLHGACPVLVGSKWVMTQWIEERSQIYTRPCLKR, from the exons atgctaTTTTATAAAAGAATACATCAATACTTATTAATAGCTTTACTGCTTTGTGATGTCTATGTTAAAAATGAGGAGCAAGAGAAAAGTCATTCTAACTCAGTGGCAGGCATGGAGAAGTTATTGGAACTGGAATCTCAGTTTATTGAAGGTTTCAATAACTACGCGAATGAAATGCAGGCAAAGTTGAGTTTAGTGCGCAG TTTTGTGGCAGCAATGCAAACAGAACAAGCAAAAGCTGCACAAAATAGAGAGTATTATTTATCCAACCCATTAAATGCTTTCGCTTTGATAAGACGAATGCATCGAGATTGGATTGAGTGGAAGAATTTCATAGAAGAGCCCATGGGCTGGGCGCAAGCAGACTTAATTAATGAACACAGAGATCAGCTGCCAAGTAAAACTGATCTAGAGGATGCTTGCGTGGCTATGAAACGTCTAAAAGATGTCTACGATTTAAAGATAAGAGATATGGCTAAAGGACTTCTCAATGACATGCAGTACAA TGTCAGCCTAAATGCTTTGGACACCTATGAGCTGGGTTCATATTTTCACAATCACCAAGATACTGAACTTGCCAGAGAATGGTTTAGCGAGTGCAGCAACATGCTACTAGATGGAGAAATCTTGCATCCCATTACATTGGATCAATCGAACatgttgtttatatttgcCAGTACCCTAGTCAAAATAA AGTATTATTCTGTTGCTCGTCCTCTAATCGAGCTTGCCATGAAGTTGGCAAATGAGAAGAACACCCAGAAAATCTTAAATTTGCGTGGGGAGATTGAAAGACTCAGTCCCAATGAGACTTTTGCTGAagtgattgctgaaaattcaACAAGTCTGTATCAAAAAGGTTGTCGAGGTCACTTTGCAACACAATCAAAGCTCTATTGCCAATACAAGTTCAGTCCCGCCCCTTTTCTTCGCCTGGCTCCACTCAAAATGGAGCTGAGGCTCTTGAATCCTCTCATTATTGTTTACTATGATGTGTTATCTGCTGCTGAGATCAAACAGCTTCAATCTTATGCGCGTCCGCTGCTAGAGATCGCCAAAGTCTATGAAGATGGCAAGACTGTCTTTCAGCAAGTGCGCACCTCAAAGGGAACGTGGCTGGATAGGAATTATAGCAACTGGTCAAGAACAATTGGCAGACGCATTGAAGACATGACGGACTTGACTTTAAATGACTCAGCTGCAATGCAAATACTAAACTATGGCCTGGGAGGTCATTATGCTGCACACTACGATTACTTTGATTTTGTAAAg GAAAATAAGCCAATTAGTGAGATTAATGATCGCATTGCAACAGTGCTTTTCTAT CTTACTCAAGTGGATCAGGGAGGCGCCACAGTATTTCCTAGGCTACAACAATCCTTTAGTCCTCAGCCTGGCATGGCTGTCTTCTGGCTGAATTTACACGATGATGGAACTCCAAACAATCAAACTTTGCATGGCGCGTGTCCTGTTTTGGTGGGCAGCAAATGGG tAATGACTCAATGGATAGAAGAACGTTCACAGATCTATACAAGACCATGTCTAAAGCGCTGA